A region from the Tahibacter amnicola genome encodes:
- a CDS encoding EAL domain-containing protein: MTHVLVVDDNDENRYYLTVLLGANGCQVDVAQNGVEALRKAREAPPDIVISDLLMPIMDGYTLLRHWKTDDRLRHVPFIVYTATYTDPDDESLAVHLGADAFLRKPSEPDDFLRQMRAVLASTAAGQAAEPVEDEMASLQQYSRTLVRKLERRSLQLEESNRALQRDIAERTRIEESLRLLSSAVLQAHESVTITDANLTPPGPRILFVNPAFSTMTGYAELEVVGKPLQLLHGARTDASVIGRMNDTLARGEVFDGEAIYCRKDGTEYIQEWQIAPIRNTVGVVTHFVAIQRDITERRRNQERIARLSRVRAVIGGISSAMLRLHDRDELLREACRVAATEGVFPLAWVTVPNPETQQFDIVAHEGVEPQASAIVELARRGSLLGDDRPSVRAAREKRPVIIRDVATEPSLAPVRDALLDRGFHAAAALPLIVDDATVAVLILVAGDRAWMDEEEIALLTWLANDLSFALDHIQKSQRLEYLAFYDALTGLPNARLFHDRLEQFIHAARQEQGKVCIAVLDLENFTHVNDQHGRPLGDAVLRAIAARLSEALVEPFTLGRISADTFAAASPRNPGQIATDLHDQLRAALERPLDVGDRTVHLSAQFGIALFPEDGDDGKSVFHNAEAALKLAKSTGQRCVFHAPELHARIAQRLEMENQLRIAVEREQFVLRYQPRINMHSGELVGAEALIRWQHPGRGLLEPSGFILLAEETHLIVPIGAWVIETVCAQQAAWLAAGIGAVPVAVNLSSVQLAHTNLLKTVADALRRHNLDPKFLELELTESAVMVEPDLATRTLRSLRQLGVRLALDDFGTGYSSLAYLRRFPFDTVKIDRSFVTHITQNAEDAAIATAAIAMAHRLNLTVVAEGVETQGQFNFLRSNACDEMQGHYFSAAVDAATFEGQLRSSRRLPLTENETAGNRTVLLVDDDPAIRASLSRLLRRDGYTIITADGGREGLEKLAVHPVQVVISDQRMPGMSGTDFLDTVRQLYPDTVRIILSGYTDFQVVAESVNRGAVFRFLTKPWDDELLREQVRDAFRYYRPDSRSTPAASH; the protein is encoded by the coding sequence ATGACGCATGTCCTGGTAGTCGACGACAACGACGAGAATCGCTATTACCTCACCGTACTGCTGGGAGCAAATGGCTGCCAGGTCGACGTCGCGCAGAATGGTGTCGAAGCCCTGAGAAAGGCCCGTGAGGCACCGCCGGACATCGTGATATCGGACCTCCTGATGCCCATCATGGACGGCTACACCCTGCTGCGGCACTGGAAGACCGATGATCGTCTCCGGCACGTGCCCTTCATCGTCTACACCGCCACCTACACCGATCCGGACGACGAAAGCCTGGCCGTGCACCTGGGCGCCGACGCCTTCCTGCGCAAACCCAGCGAACCCGACGATTTCCTTCGCCAGATGCGGGCCGTACTCGCGTCCACGGCGGCCGGCCAGGCAGCGGAACCCGTCGAGGACGAAATGGCGTCGCTGCAGCAATACAGCCGCACCCTGGTCCGCAAGCTGGAGCGGCGCTCGCTGCAGCTGGAGGAAAGCAACCGTGCCTTGCAGCGCGATATCGCCGAGCGGACTCGCATCGAGGAATCGCTGCGCCTGCTCAGCTCCGCAGTGCTGCAGGCGCACGAATCGGTGACGATCACCGACGCCAACCTCACGCCACCAGGACCAAGGATCCTGTTCGTGAACCCGGCGTTCTCGACGATGACCGGCTACGCCGAGCTGGAGGTCGTCGGCAAACCGCTGCAGCTGCTGCACGGTGCCCGCACCGATGCCAGCGTCATCGGGCGCATGAACGACACGCTGGCACGGGGCGAGGTGTTCGACGGCGAAGCCATCTACTGTCGCAAGGACGGTACCGAGTACATCCAGGAATGGCAGATCGCGCCGATACGCAACACGGTTGGCGTGGTCACTCACTTCGTCGCCATCCAGCGCGATATCACCGAACGCCGGCGCAACCAGGAACGCATTGCCCGGCTCAGCCGCGTGCGCGCCGTGATCGGCGGTATCAGCTCAGCGATGCTGCGCCTGCACGACAGGGACGAACTGCTGCGCGAAGCCTGCCGAGTTGCGGCCACCGAAGGCGTGTTTCCACTCGCCTGGGTCACAGTGCCAAACCCGGAAACTCAGCAGTTCGATATCGTCGCCCATGAGGGCGTGGAACCCCAGGCGTCGGCGATTGTGGAACTGGCGCGTCGCGGCTCACTGCTGGGAGACGATCGGCCATCGGTGCGCGCAGCGCGCGAGAAGCGGCCGGTGATTATCCGGGATGTGGCCACCGAGCCCAGTCTGGCGCCGGTTCGCGATGCACTGCTCGACCGTGGTTTCCACGCAGCTGCCGCGCTGCCGCTCATCGTCGATGACGCCACTGTCGCTGTCTTGATACTGGTGGCCGGCGACCGGGCCTGGATGGACGAGGAGGAGATCGCACTGCTTACCTGGCTGGCCAACGACCTGTCATTCGCGCTGGATCACATTCAGAAATCGCAGCGCCTGGAATATCTGGCGTTCTACGACGCGCTCACCGGACTACCCAACGCGCGCCTGTTCCACGACCGGCTGGAGCAGTTCATCCACGCGGCACGGCAGGAACAGGGCAAGGTCTGTATTGCAGTCCTGGACCTGGAGAATTTCACCCACGTCAATGACCAGCATGGCCGTCCGCTGGGAGACGCCGTGCTGCGCGCCATCGCGGCGCGGCTGAGCGAAGCGTTGGTGGAACCCTTCACCCTTGGCCGGATCAGCGCCGACACGTTCGCCGCTGCCAGTCCCCGGAATCCCGGCCAGATCGCCACGGACCTGCACGACCAGCTGCGTGCGGCACTGGAGCGCCCGTTGGACGTCGGCGATCGCACGGTGCACTTGTCCGCGCAATTTGGCATCGCGTTGTTTCCGGAAGACGGCGACGACGGCAAATCGGTATTCCACAATGCCGAGGCTGCCCTGAAGCTGGCCAAGTCGACCGGACAACGCTGCGTTTTCCACGCACCCGAACTGCACGCCCGCATCGCCCAGCGGTTGGAGATGGAGAACCAGCTGCGCATCGCGGTGGAGCGCGAGCAGTTCGTCCTGCGCTACCAACCACGTATCAACATGCACAGCGGTGAACTCGTCGGTGCCGAGGCGCTGATCCGCTGGCAGCATCCCGGGCGGGGGTTGCTCGAACCTTCCGGTTTCATCCTGCTCGCGGAGGAAACCCACCTGATTGTCCCGATAGGCGCCTGGGTGATCGAAACCGTTTGCGCGCAGCAGGCCGCATGGCTGGCAGCCGGCATCGGTGCGGTTCCCGTCGCGGTGAATCTGTCATCCGTACAACTGGCGCACACCAATCTGCTCAAGACCGTCGCCGATGCCCTGCGCCGTCACAACCTGGACCCGAAATTCCTCGAACTGGAGCTCACGGAAAGCGCGGTCATGGTCGAGCCGGATCTGGCGACGCGCACCCTGCGCTCGCTCCGCCAGCTGGGCGTACGCCTGGCATTGGACGACTTTGGCACTGGCTATTCCTCACTGGCCTATCTGCGCCGGTTTCCCTTTGACACCGTCAAGATCGACCGCAGCTTCGTCACCCACATCACCCAGAATGCCGAAGACGCGGCGATAGCCACCGCCGCCATTGCGATGGCGCACCGGCTGAACCTGACCGTCGTGGCCGAGGGCGTCGAGACACAGGGGCAGTTCAACTTCCTTCGGTCCAACGCCTGCGATGAAATGCAGGGCCACTATTTCAGCGCCGCCGTCGACGCGGCCACGTTCGAAGGCCAGCTGCGCAGTAGCCGGCGTCTGCCGCTGACGGAAAATGAAACTGCCGGTAACCGCACCGTGCTGCTGGTCGATGACGATCCGGCGATCCGCGCGTCCTTGTCCCGCCTGCTTCGCCGCGACGGCTACACCATCATCACCGCGGACGGAGGCAGAGAAGGTCTTGAGAAACTCGCTGTCCATCCCGTGCAAGTCGTGATTTCCGACCAGCGGATGCCAGGAATGTCGGGCACGGATTTTCTCGACACCGTGCGCCAACTGTATCCGGATACGGTGCGCATCATTCTTTCCGGATACACCGATTTCCAGGTGGTGGCCGAATCGGTGAATCGCGGTGCCGTCTTCCGCTTCCTGACCAAGCCCTGGGACGACGAACTGCTGCGCGAGCAGGTGCGCGACGCCTTCCGTTACTACCGGCCCGATAGCCGATCAACTCCGGCGGCCTCGCACTGA
- a CDS encoding response regulator: protein MTTTVLLIEDNEQNRYLATFLLERHGYRVVAVNDGLSGVEQARSCRPDVILLDIQLPVMDGYAVARALRQIAHLENIPIVAVTSYAMPGDREKALEAGCDGYIEKPINPDTFVSEIAAVPRPGRPCAEEP, encoded by the coding sequence ATGACCACCACCGTGCTGTTGATTGAAGACAACGAGCAGAACCGGTACCTGGCGACGTTCCTGCTTGAGCGCCACGGCTACCGCGTGGTTGCGGTGAACGACGGCCTGAGCGGTGTGGAGCAGGCGCGCTCGTGCCGTCCTGATGTGATCCTGCTGGATATCCAGTTGCCGGTAATGGACGGCTACGCTGTGGCGCGGGCGCTGCGCCAGATTGCACACCTGGAGAATATTCCCATTGTCGCTGTGACATCCTATGCGATGCCGGGTGATCGCGAGAAAGCCCTGGAAGCCGGCTGCGACGGCTATATCGAAAAGCCCATCAACCCCGATACCTTCGTGTCCGAAATCGCCGCCGTGCCACGCCCTGGACGGCCCTGCGCGGAGGAACCATGA
- a CDS encoding PAS domain S-box protein gives MRFADASGSTAGVLCVTDTRPHRRETGLATILPLLGRQVAARCELQRLSHNSTGAQREQMTRTLYAARQLAAIVESAGDAIIGKDMEGTITSWNRGAESIFGYSAQEIVGSSFARLVPADLIDQEANLLARVRRGEHVPHVEGARITRDGQRIIVSLAHSPIRDANGNIIGVATIARDVTPRKERDREVARLSRLYAALSEVSQAIVEASTRESLLTAICRILVESGGFRLAWFGWHSPQTQRLDPIAAWGDENGWLKTAAIYADDRPEGRGPSGRAFRSGRPYISCNLLEDPDTLPWRAELLRRGFRSAAAYPIRLKGQVRGTLSVSSEDPWFFRDKEIALLEKAADDVSFALDNFERENERRAAEVIAEDERLFSETMIESMPGVLFFYDNTGRFLRWNRNFETVSGYSSREIAGMHPLDFFADDDKPLLAARIAEVFERGDSYAELPLRGKDGTSTPYFFTGKRVEFSGTPCLVGMGIDISGRMRAEAARLASEARYRTLFHCAPDGILIADPTSTYLDANDSMCRMLGYAREELIGKHATDIVVPDEQPNIAPALTAIKGHADYHREWQMRRSDGSIFPADVIATLMPDGNLLGLVRDITERKRADLALRRSDNRFRAIFEMAGIGIALVDPDDGRILRCNRALADMLGYSTAELCDRRVHDVSYPDDDVVDRQLWGLMLSGETDRIQMERRYLRRDGGVVWVLLTATIVRDIAGDRPFVIGMMEDISVRKRAELALRELNETLEQKVAVRTEELQIALQRAEGADRLKTAFLAAMSHELRTPLNSIIGFTGIMLNALAGPLTEEQTRQLGMVRSSARHLLELINDVLDLSKIEAGQLIVRFVPFDMRASLERVTESVRPLADRKGLQLTLVMDERLGEFTSDQRRVEQIVLNLLGNAIKFTRTGGITLTADCLVSLPSPLLRLRVIDTGIGISEADLAVLFQPFRQVDTGLSRQTEGTGLGLAISRRLAHLLHGEILAESVPGRGSAFTLTLPLQAPVTS, from the coding sequence TTGCGTTTTGCCGACGCCTCCGGAAGCACGGCGGGCGTACTCTGCGTCACCGATACCCGTCCTCATCGCCGGGAGACCGGCCTGGCCACGATCCTGCCGCTGCTGGGGCGTCAGGTGGCCGCGCGGTGCGAACTCCAGCGCCTTTCCCACAACAGCACCGGCGCGCAACGCGAACAGATGACCCGCACGCTGTATGCGGCGCGCCAGCTTGCCGCCATCGTCGAGTCCGCCGGTGACGCCATCATCGGAAAAGACATGGAAGGCACCATCACGTCGTGGAACCGCGGCGCCGAGTCCATCTTCGGCTATTCCGCGCAGGAGATCGTCGGATCGTCCTTCGCCCGCCTGGTGCCGGCCGACCTGATTGACCAGGAAGCGAACCTGCTCGCCCGCGTTCGGCGTGGCGAGCACGTCCCTCATGTCGAGGGCGCACGTATCACGCGGGATGGCCAGCGCATCATCGTTTCGCTGGCCCATTCACCCATCCGCGACGCCAACGGCAACATCATCGGGGTCGCCACCATCGCCCGCGACGTGACGCCGCGCAAGGAGCGCGACCGCGAAGTGGCGCGGCTGTCGCGGCTTTACGCGGCATTGAGCGAAGTCAGCCAGGCCATCGTCGAGGCCTCCACGCGCGAGTCGCTCCTCACCGCCATCTGCCGCATCCTGGTGGAATCCGGCGGGTTTCGCCTGGCCTGGTTCGGCTGGCATTCGCCGCAAACGCAACGACTCGATCCGATTGCCGCCTGGGGCGACGAGAACGGCTGGCTGAAAACGGCGGCCATCTACGCGGACGATCGCCCGGAGGGCCGCGGCCCGTCCGGCCGGGCCTTCCGTAGCGGCCGGCCGTACATCAGCTGCAATCTGCTGGAAGATCCGGACACCCTGCCCTGGCGCGCCGAACTGCTCAGGCGCGGATTCCGTTCCGCCGCCGCCTATCCGATCCGACTCAAGGGCCAGGTTCGCGGCACGCTCAGCGTCAGCTCGGAAGACCCCTGGTTCTTCCGCGACAAGGAAATTGCGCTGCTGGAAAAAGCGGCCGACGACGTCTCGTTCGCGCTGGACAATTTCGAGCGCGAGAACGAGCGGCGCGCCGCCGAAGTGATCGCCGAAGACGAACGGCTGTTTTCCGAGACCATGATCGAAAGCATGCCGGGCGTGCTGTTCTTCTACGACAACACGGGCCGGTTCCTGCGCTGGAATCGCAATTTCGAGACGGTTTCCGGCTACAGCTCGCGGGAAATCGCCGGCATGCATCCGCTGGATTTCTTCGCCGACGACGACAAGCCACTCCTGGCCGCCCGGATTGCCGAAGTGTTCGAGCGCGGCGATTCCTACGCGGAGCTGCCGCTGCGCGGCAAGGACGGGACGTCCACGCCCTATTTCTTCACCGGCAAGCGCGTGGAATTTTCCGGCACGCCGTGCCTGGTCGGGATGGGCATCGACATCTCCGGCAGAATGCGCGCCGAGGCCGCCCGGCTGGCGAGCGAAGCGCGCTACCGGACGCTGTTCCACTGCGCGCCAGACGGTATCCTGATTGCCGATCCCACCAGCACCTACCTCGATGCCAATGACAGCATGTGCCGCATGCTGGGGTATGCGCGCGAAGAGTTGATCGGAAAGCATGCCACCGACATCGTTGTTCCTGACGAACAGCCCAACATCGCACCGGCATTGACCGCTATCAAGGGCCATGCGGACTATCACCGCGAGTGGCAGATGCGGCGCAGCGACGGCAGCATTTTCCCCGCCGATGTCATTGCCACCCTGATGCCGGACGGAAACCTGCTGGGCCTGGTGCGTGACATCACCGAACGCAAGCGCGCTGACCTGGCGCTGCGCCGCAGCGACAATCGCTTCCGCGCCATCTTCGAGATGGCCGGCATCGGCATCGCCCTGGTCGATCCCGACGATGGTCGCATCCTGCGCTGCAATCGCGCGCTGGCGGACATGCTGGGCTACTCGACGGCGGAACTGTGCGACCGGCGTGTCCATGACGTGAGCTATCCCGATGATGACGTCGTCGATCGCCAGCTGTGGGGACTGATGCTGTCGGGCGAAACGGACCGCATTCAGATGGAGCGCCGGTATCTGCGCCGCGACGGTGGCGTCGTGTGGGTGCTGCTGACCGCGACCATCGTGCGGGACATCGCCGGCGACCGCCCCTTCGTGATCGGCATGATGGAAGACATCTCCGTACGCAAACGTGCCGAGCTGGCATTGCGCGAACTCAACGAGACACTTGAGCAGAAGGTCGCGGTGCGCACGGAAGAACTGCAGATCGCCCTTCAACGCGCCGAGGGCGCCGATCGCCTCAAGACGGCCTTCCTCGCTGCCATGTCGCACGAGCTGCGCACGCCGCTCAACTCCATCATCGGCTTCACCGGCATCATGCTCAATGCCCTGGCAGGTCCACTGACTGAGGAGCAGACCCGGCAACTGGGCATGGTGCGCAGCAGTGCACGCCACCTGCTGGAGCTGATCAACGACGTGCTGGACCTGTCCAAGATCGAAGCCGGCCAGCTCATCGTGCGGTTTGTTCCCTTTGATATGCGTGCGTCGCTGGAGCGGGTCACCGAGTCGGTGCGTCCGTTGGCCGACAGGAAGGGACTCCAACTGACGCTGGTGATGGACGAGCGGCTGGGTGAGTTCACCAGCGACCAACGCCGCGTCGAGCAGATCGTGCTCAATCTCCTGGGCAACGCGATCAAGTTCACCCGCACTGGCGGTATCACGCTGACAGCCGACTGCCTGGTCTCACTGCCGTCGCCGCTGCTGCGGCTGCGCGTGATCGACACGGGCATCGGCATCAGCGAGGCCGACCTCGCGGTGCTGTTCCAGCCCTTCCGTCAGGTCGACACGGGACTGTCGCGCCAGACCGAAGGAACCGGCCTTGGCCTGGCCATCTCACGCCGCCTGGCGCATCTGCTCCACGGCGAGATTCTGGCCGAGAGCGTGCCCGGCCGGGGCAGTGCGTTCACGCTGACTCTTCCCCTCCAGGCGCCAGTAACGTCATGA